Proteins co-encoded in one Anabas testudineus chromosome 8, fAnaTes1.2, whole genome shotgun sequence genomic window:
- the hgs gene encoding hepatocyte growth factor-regulated tyrosine kinase substrate isoform X1 → MGKGGGTFERLLDKATSQLLLETDWESILQICDLIRQGDTQAKYAIGAIKKKLNDKNPHVALYALEVLESVVKNCGQTVHDEVASKQTMEELKELFKKQTEPNVRNKILYLIQAWAHAFRNEPKYKVVQDTYQIMKVEGHVFPEFKESDAMFAAERAPDWVDAEECHRCRVQFGVMTRKHHCRACGQIFCGKCSSKYSTIPKFGIEKEVRVCEPCFELLNNHPSLSPPLRKAEGKAPSTGSAELPPEYLTSPLSQQSQMPPKRDEAALQEEEELQLAIALSQSEAEEKERMRQKNSYPVYPKADPTPVTSSAPPVSTLYTSPVNSSAPSAEDDPELARYLNRTYWEKKQEEARKSPTPSAPAPVPLAESLPAINQPVESHVPVQPVSIVEQQYQNGESEENHEQFLKALQNAVTTFLNRMKSNHMRGRSITNDSAVLSLFQSINNMHPQLLDILNQLDEKRLYYEGLQDKLAQVRDARAALNALRDEHREKLRRAAEEAERQRQIQLAQKLEIMRQKKQEYLEMQRQLAIQRLQEQEKERQMRLEQQKHTIQMRAQMPAFSLPYAQMQSLPPNVAGGVVYQPGAPPSYPGTFSPAGSVEGSPMHNIYMSQPGQTAPAQYQAMPGTATDPNMVNAYMYQAAGTNGQPAAPPGQAPPTTSPPYSNYQPTPTQGYQNVVSQAQSMPPMSQAAPSNGMTYMGYQPYNMQNMISALPGQDPNMPPQQPYMPGQQPMYQQVAPPGAPQQQQQPQQQAPQAVPGSAEAQLISFD, encoded by the exons ATGGGAAAAGGTGGAGGTACATTTGAGAGGCTTCTGG ATAAAGCCACAagtcagctgctgctggagactGACTGGGAATCCATTCTACAGATCTGTGATCTCATTCGACAAGGAGACACACA AGCTAAGTATGCTATTGGAGCCATTAAGAAGAAGCTGAATGACAAAAATCCACATGTGGCCCTGTATGCACTTGAG GTCTTGGAGTCAGTGGTAAAGAACTGTGGCCAGACAGTCCATGATGAAGTGGCGAGTAAACAAACTATGGAGGAGCTGAAAGAGCTATTCAAG AAACAGACGGAACCAAATGTCAGAAACAAGATCCTTTACCTGATCCAGGCCTGGGCTCATGCATTCCGCAATGAGCCCAAATACAAAGTGGTTCAAGACACTTACCAAATAATGAAAGTAGAAG GTCATGTGTTTCCTGAGTTCAAGGAGAGCGATGCCATGTTTGCCGCTGAGAGA GCCCCAGACTGGGTTGATGCTGAGGAGTGCCACCGGTGCAGAGTCCAGTTTGGAGTCATGACAAGAAAA CACCACTGTCGAGCCTGTGGACAGATTTTCTGCGGCAAGTGTTCGTCAAAGTACTCCACCATTCCGAAGTTTGGCATTGAAAAggaagtgcgtgtgtgtgagcccTGCTTTGAGCTGCTAAACAA CCAcccctccctttctcctccACTTAGGAAAGCTGAGGGGAAAGCCCCCTCAACAGGGTCTGCTGAATTGCCTCCTGAGTACCTGACCAGCCCACTGTCCCAGCAGTCACAG ATGCCTCCCAAGAGAGATGAGGCAGcactgcaggaggaggaggagctgcagctggcCATTGCCCTTTCCCAAAGTGAGGCTGAGGAGAAAGAGCGGATG AGGCAGAAGAACTCGTATCCAGTGTATCCCAAGGCTGATCCTACCCCGGTGACTTCCTCAGCACCACCAGTCAGCACTCTCTACACTTCCCCTGTG AATTCCTCTGCTCCTTCAGCTGAAGATGACCCTGAg CTGGCCCGTTATCTCAACAGAACATACTGGGagaagaaacaggaggaggCTCGCAAAAGTCCCACCCCATCAGCCCCTGCCCCTGTTCCCCTGGCTGAGTCTCTTCCAGCGATTAATCAGCCTGTTGAAAGTCATGTTCCTGTCCAACCAGTCAGCATAGTGGAG CAGCAGTACCAGAATGGTGAATCAGAGGAGAACCATGAACAGTTTCTGAAGGCTCTGCAAAATGCAGTCACCACTTTCCTTAACCGCATGAAGAGCAACCACATGCGTGGCCGCAGCATCACCAATGACAGTGCTGTGCTTTCCCTCTTCCAATCCATCAATAACATGCATCCACAGCTGTTGGACATTCTCAACCAGCTCGATGAGAAGCGAT TGTACTATGAAGGACTGCAGGACAAATTGGCTCAGGTGCGTGATGCTCGAGCAGCTCTGAATGCTCTCCGTGatgaacacagagagaagctgcGCCGTGCTGCAGAAgaagcagagaggcagagacagatcCAGTTGGCACAAAAACTGGAGATCATGAGGCAGAAGAAACAG GAATACCTGGAGATGCAAAGACAGCTGGCCATTCAGCGCCTCcaggagcaggagaaggagaggcagaTGCGCCTGGAGCAGCAGAAGCACACAATCCAGATGAGAGCTCAGATGCCTGCATTCTCTCTGCCCTATGCCCAG ATGCAGTCTTTGCCTCCTAACGTGGCCGGAGGTGTGGTGTATCAGCCTGGTGCACCACCCAGCTACCCAGGCACCTTTAGCCCTGCTGGTTCTGTGGAGGGTTCACCTATGCATAACATCTATATGAGCCAACCAGGTCAGACTGCACCAGCACAGTACCAGGCCATGCCTGGCACTGCTACAG ATCCCAATATGGTTAATGCTTACATGTACCAGGCTGCAGGCACGAATGGGCAACCTGCAGCTCCGCCCGGTCAGGCCCCACCTACTACTAGTCCACCCTACTCTAACTATCAGCCCACACCCACACAAGGCTACCAG AATGTGGTCTCTCAGGCGCAGAGTATGCCTCCAATGTCCCAGGCTGCCCCCAGTAATGGTATGACTTACATGGGCTACCAACCATATAACATGCAGAACATGATTTCAGCATTGCCAGGACAGGACCCCAATATGCCCCCCCAACAGCCGTACATGCCAGGCCAGCAGCCGATGTACCAGCAG GTGGCTCCCCCTGGTgccccacagcagcagcaacagccacagcagcaggcCCCTCAGGCTGTGCCGGGTAGCGCAGAGGCACAGCTCATTTCCTTTGACTGA